A single Panthera tigris isolate Pti1 chromosome A3, P.tigris_Pti1_mat1.1, whole genome shotgun sequence DNA region contains:
- the SUN5 gene encoding LOW QUALITY PROTEIN: SUN domain-containing protein 5 (The sequence of the model RefSeq protein was modified relative to this genomic sequence to represent the inferred CDS: deleted 1 base in 1 codon) has protein sequence MPRSLRNPRDPCDPPENARPRRVAQRGRNTCRTAQDALPNASDAIVLPIRINAPALSLAQCVLACISWITCLACFLRTQAHQILFNNCRCRLLFQKLMEKTGVLILCAFGFWIFSMHVPSKMEVWQDDSIDSPLQSLRMYQEKVQHHSGEIQDLRGNMTQLIAKLQLMEAMSDEQKMAQKIMKMIQGDYIEKPDFALKSIGASIDFEQTSATYNYDKARSCWNWIRLWNYGQPPDVILEPNVTPGNCWAFSGDRGQVTIRMAQKVYLSNLTLQHIPKTISLSGNLDTAPKDFVIYGMEGSPKEEVFLGAFQFQPENIIQMFPLQNQPVRAFGAVKVKISSNWGNPRFTCLYRVRVHGSVTPPDSSREQPAQSSYPERD, from the exons ATGCCACGGTCCTTGAGGAACCCCAGGGACCCGTGTGACCCGCCTGAGAATGCCAGACCCAGGAG GGTCGCCCAAAGAGGCCGGAACACCTGCAGGACGGCTCAGGACGCCTTGCCAAACgcga GTGATGCCATAGTGTTGCCCATCCGCATCAACGCCCCGGCCCTGAGCCTGGCCCAGTGCGTGCTGGCCTGTATCT CCTGGATCACCTGCCTGGCCTGCTTCCTGAGGACTCAGGCTCACCAGATTCTGTTCAACAACTGCAG atGCAGGCTGCTCTTCCAGAAGCTCATGGAAAAGACAGGTGTTCTCATCCTCTGTGCTTTTG GATTCTGGATATTTTCTATGCACGTACCTTCTAAAATGGAAGTCTGGCAG GATGACAGCATAGATAGTCCACTGCAGAGCTTGAG AATGTACCAGGAGAAGGTGCAGCATCACTCTGGGGAAATCCAGGACCTCCGAGGTAACATGACCCAACTCATTGCCAAGCTCCAGTTGATGGAAGCCATGTCAGATGAG CAAAAAATGGcccagaaaataatgaagatgataCAAGGAGATTATATTGAAAAGCCAGACTTTGCCCTAAAGTCTATAG GGGCCTCCATCGACTTTGAGCAAACGTCTGCCACATACAACTACGACAAGGCTCGCTCCTGCTGGAACTGGATCCGGCTATGGAACTACGGGCAGCCCCCGGACGTGATCCTCGAG CCCAACGTGACACCCGGCAACTGCTGGGCCTTCTCGGGTGACCGAGGCCAGGTGACCATCCGAATGGCCCAGAAGGTCTACCTGTCCAACCTGACGCTGCAGCACATCCCCAAGACCATCTCACTGTCGGGCAACCTGGACACTGCTCCCAAGGACTTTGTCATTTAC GGCATGGAAGGCTCTCCCAAGGAGGAGGTGTTCCTGGGGGCGTTTCAGTTTCAGCCGGAAAACATCATCCAGATGTTCCCGCTCCAG AACCAGCCTGTCCGAGCTTTTGGTGCCGTCAAGGTGAAGATCTCAAGCAACTGGGGGAACCCACGCTTCACCTGCCTGTACCGAGTGCGCGTGCACGGCTCCGTGACCCCACCT GACAGCTCTAGAGAGCAGCCTGCTCAGAGCTCCTACCCAGAGAGAGATTAA